The following proteins are co-located in the bacterium genome:
- a CDS encoding radical SAM protein, whose protein sequence is MKLQLVFAPPETPPQFGELGEQINPPLGILYLAAYVRKHLPHTEISVVDGLRQGYAKTVQSVKDFGADVVGISSFTPTASSALRLATKIKTENPGVMVLIGGPHATALPEDCLNKSLADAVVYGEGEETLRHIVSLYDSGKQLAAFPWEQVDGVYYRGKTGIANTKPRRFIQNLDDIPFPARDLVDMKDYAGYYLYKSKPQTLMIMSRGCPANCTFCSKKVWETSTPKIRVRSPKNIADEIEHLKKEYGIREVFDNGDEFNNHLANAKDVCRELISRKLDVDWMTLVRAVPLDDELVELMARSGCWCAGLGIESGNPEALKGICKGITLPQAEQACRLLKKHGLKVHAFFMLFNVWEEQGALKYEDAAMTRNTLNFARSLVDQKLLDYLGWSITTPYPGSQLYDMALRHKLIPPELSGNWDAWLKDTSFILNLPGVSHKEMADMKAKGSLLRARLMLRSGGIGLKDASYFIKKAGKLAHNLITAWREKK, encoded by the coding sequence ATGAAACTGCAGCTGGTGTTTGCCCCGCCGGAGACCCCGCCCCAGTTCGGCGAACTGGGGGAGCAGATCAATCCCCCCCTGGGGATCCTTTATCTGGCGGCCTATGTCCGGAAACATCTTCCCCATACCGAGATCTCGGTGGTTGACGGCCTGCGGCAGGGTTATGCTAAAACAGTTCAATCCGTTAAGGACTTCGGGGCCGATGTGGTGGGAATATCCTCGTTCACCCCTACTGCCTCCAGCGCATTGAGACTGGCCACCAAAATAAAAACCGAGAACCCCGGGGTGATGGTTCTGATAGGCGGACCCCATGCCACGGCTCTGCCGGAGGACTGCTTGAACAAAAGCCTGGCCGATGCGGTTGTCTACGGCGAGGGCGAGGAGACCCTGCGGCACATTGTTTCGCTTTACGACAGCGGGAAACAGCTGGCCGCTTTCCCATGGGAGCAGGTTGACGGCGTTTACTACCGGGGGAAAACTGGCATAGCCAACACCAAGCCCCGACGCTTCATCCAAAACCTGGACGACATTCCCTTTCCGGCCCGGGACCTGGTAGACATGAAGGACTATGCAGGATATTATTTGTACAAATCCAAACCCCAGACATTGATGATCATGTCCCGGGGATGCCCGGCCAACTGTACTTTCTGCTCCAAAAAGGTCTGGGAGACCTCTACTCCCAAGATCAGGGTCCGCAGCCCCAAAAACATTGCCGACGAGATCGAGCATTTAAAAAAAGAGTACGGCATCCGGGAGGTGTTCGACAATGGCGATGAGTTCAACAACCATCTGGCCAATGCCAAGGACGTCTGCCGCGAATTGATCTCCCGCAAACTGGATGTCGACTGGATGACCCTGGTGCGGGCGGTGCCGCTGGATGATGAACTGGTGGAGTTGATGGCCAGGTCAGGCTGCTGGTGCGCTGGTTTGGGGATAGAGAGCGGCAATCCCGAAGCCCTAAAGGGGATCTGCAAGGGGATAACCCTGCCGCAGGCCGAGCAGGCCTGCCGGCTGCTCAAGAAACACGGCTTGAAGGTCCACGCCTTCTTCATGCTGTTCAATGTCTGGGAGGAGCAAGGCGCGTTAAAATACGAGGACGCGGCCATGACCCGGAACACCCTGAACTTTGCCCGGAGCCTGGTCGACCAGAAACTGCTGGATTATCTGGGATGGTCCATTACCACCCCTTATCCCGGCAGCCAGCTGTATGACATGGCCCTGCGCCATAAATTGATACCGCCGGAACTTTCGGGCAACTGGGATGCCTGGCTCAAGGATACTTCCTTTATCCTGAACCTTCCGGGGGTCAGCCACAAGGAGATGGCTGATATGAAGGCCAAGGGTTCTTTGCTTCGGGCCCGGCTGATGCTGCGGTCCGGGGGCATCGGATTGAAAGATGCAAGCTATTTCATAAAGAAAGCGGGCAAGCTGGCCCACAATCTAATAACTGCCTGGCGGGAGAAGAAGTGA
- a CDS encoding sugar transferase, translating into MTLRKKWGEIFPALVLLTDCLTAWLSAGLTQWLWFDLLPFAKSGRGSVPELKLWVLLAYVFWLALIGSYRRVGKQPRPEQVLDLLKSSLYSLIALVTIVFLLKGYYYSRGYIVMYFVITPVFLTISRLLLFKLNLSRMQKGWGVKNAVIVGNGRSAKAILDHLITNHALGYRIMGFLVETSRDLNFSYCGVKALGLYTECQRTIPQQQVEEVFIPDLSRHLADYSHILEYCHSQKIEVRIVSHRTDLLARVAGIYDMAGISLFRPHYPLFQKSYRAFKRTIDVLGSGLGLLFLSPVFGLSAIMIKLDSPGPVFFRQIRLGEAGREFKLFKFRTMFQGSEKNKHRLMEQNEADGPIFKIRNDPRITPVGRWLRRLSMDELPQLINVFLGEMSLVGPRPPLPFEVAQYKEWHKRRLEGPQGMTGLWQISGRSELSFEEMVLLDIYYLEHSSPVLDTEILFKTIPAVILGGGAY; encoded by the coding sequence ATGACATTAAGAAAAAAGTGGGGGGAAATATTTCCGGCGCTGGTTCTGCTGACCGACTGTCTGACGGCCTGGCTGTCGGCCGGCCTGACCCAGTGGCTGTGGTTTGACCTGCTGCCGTTCGCCAAGTCGGGCCGGGGCTCGGTGCCCGAGCTGAAGCTGTGGGTCCTGCTGGCCTATGTGTTTTGGCTGGCCCTGATCGGCAGCTACCGCCGGGTGGGAAAGCAACCGCGTCCGGAACAGGTGCTGGACCTCTTAAAGTCCTCCCTGTACAGTTTGATCGCGCTGGTTACCATAGTGTTCCTGCTGAAGGGATATTACTATTCCAGGGGTTACATCGTGATGTATTTTGTCATCACCCCGGTGTTTTTGACCATCAGCCGGCTGCTGCTTTTCAAATTGAATCTTAGCCGGATGCAAAAGGGGTGGGGGGTAAAAAATGCAGTGATCGTGGGAAACGGTCGTTCAGCCAAGGCGATATTGGATCATTTGATAACCAATCACGCCCTGGGTTACAGGATCATGGGGTTTTTGGTGGAGACCTCCAGGGATCTTAATTTCAGCTACTGCGGGGTAAAGGCCCTGGGCCTCTATACCGAATGCCAGCGGACCATTCCCCAGCAGCAAGTGGAGGAAGTATTCATTCCGGATCTCTCCCGCCACCTGGCCGATTACAGCCATATTCTGGAATACTGCCACAGTCAGAAGATAGAAGTACGGATAGTGTCGCACCGCACCGACTTGTTGGCCAGGGTGGCCGGCATTTATGACATGGCGGGGATATCCCTGTTCCGGCCCCATTATCCTCTGTTCCAAAAGTCCTACCGGGCCTTTAAAAGAACGATCGATGTCCTGGGTTCCGGCCTGGGTCTGCTGTTCCTTTCCCCGGTATTCGGGTTATCGGCAATTATGATAAAGCTCGATTCGCCGGGGCCGGTCTTTTTCCGGCAGATCCGGCTGGGGGAGGCGGGCCGCGAATTCAAATTATTCAAATTCCGGACCATGTTCCAGGGATCTGAAAAGAACAAGCACCGGCTGATGGAACAGAACGAAGCCGACGGACCGATCTTCAAGATCCGCAACGATCCCCGGATAACCCCGGTGGGGCGCTGGTTGCGGCGTTTGAGCATGGATGAACTTCCCCAGTTGATCAACGTCTTTCTGGGCGAGATGAGCCTGGTCGGTCCCCGCCCGCCTCTTCCTTTCGAGGTGGCCCAATATAAAGAATGGCACAAAAGAAGGCTGGAAGGCCCCCAGGGCATGACCGGGCTTTGGCAGATCTCGGGGCGCAGCGAATTGTCCTTTGAAGAGATGGTGCTGTTGGACATTTATTACCTGGAGCACAGTTCCCCAGTGCTGGACACAGAAATTCTTTTCAAGACCATTCCGGCGGTCATCCTGGGCGGGGGGGCATACTAG
- a CDS encoding glycosyltransferase produces the protein MSTQKKIKQPLVSISLISSNELKHLKILMPSLEESLTGIDHEILLADNGSRDGSVEHFLQQYPEVKICINRNKRGYGANHNLNIKRARGAYVMVLNADLKFEKNTIQDMVAFMEDNPDCGVSSCRLMNWDGSGIQHNCRTFPTLVDIWARRFPFKNKRLHAIADRHEMLQHDYSQNFETDWFQGSFMFFRREALDQIGGFDERFFLYFDDVDICRRIHMAGWKVLYNSRVFAHHRFHRQSANPLNRLFRVHLNSMVSYFQKYGWKFWPQPEEDHSAVKPEVKGPKVAIVHDYLTQYGGAERVLEMLLKIFPGADLYTLVRQKGDGLLEEHLNIEQAKTSFVQSLPGSPWGQFREYLGFMPVAVESFDFTGYDIVISSSSAWAKGAITDPRTWHLCYLHSPMRFVWDWYHQTLKEHAWPLRLLLKSMLSSIRRWDVMSSQRPDLIIANSREVQKRISKYYRRDSLVLHPAVDTEFFVPQNDGGSSDYYLVVSRLKPYKRVDLAVQAFNLTGRALVVVGDGSEMKRLKRMALSNVRFAGKVSDRQLLDYYQNCRALIFPTLEDFGLTPLEAQCCGKPVIAYGRGGALETVVEGKTGTFFYQQTVESLIEAIRRFEKTGFDREQIRKHAWSFNQESFIRQLKKIVDVEYAKFREGKP, from the coding sequence ATGTCCACACAGAAAAAAATAAAGCAACCGCTGGTATCAATCTCCCTGATCTCGTCTAATGAGCTCAAGCATCTTAAGATACTAATGCCTTCCCTTGAGGAATCGTTGACGGGCATCGATCATGAAATCCTCCTGGCGGACAATGGCTCCCGAGATGGGTCGGTAGAACATTTCTTGCAGCAGTATCCCGAGGTAAAGATCTGCATAAACCGAAACAAGCGGGGTTACGGGGCCAACCACAATCTCAACATCAAGCGGGCCCGGGGCGCTTATGTCATGGTATTGAATGCCGATCTTAAGTTCGAGAAAAACACCATTCAGGACATGGTCGCTTTCATGGAAGACAATCCTGATTGCGGCGTCAGCAGCTGCCGGTTGATGAACTGGGACGGCAGTGGGATCCAGCATAATTGCCGGACCTTTCCCACCCTGGTCGACATCTGGGCCCGGAGGTTCCCCTTCAAGAACAAAAGGCTGCATGCCATAGCCGACCGCCATGAGATGTTGCAGCACGACTATAGCCAAAATTTTGAGACCGACTGGTTCCAGGGTTCTTTCATGTTCTTCCGGCGCGAGGCCCTGGATCAGATCGGCGGGTTTGACGAAAGGTTCTTTTTGTATTTTGACGACGTGGACATCTGCCGCCGGATCCATATGGCCGGCTGGAAAGTATTGTATAACAGCCGGGTTTTTGCCCATCACCGTTTCCACCGCCAAAGCGCCAACCCCCTGAACCGGCTGTTCCGGGTTCATCTGAACAGCATGGTCAGTTATTTTCAAAAATACGGCTGGAAATTCTGGCCCCAGCCGGAGGAAGATCATTCGGCCGTCAAGCCGGAGGTGAAGGGCCCGAAGGTCGCCATCGTTCACGATTACCTTACCCAGTACGGGGGGGCGGAACGGGTGCTGGAGATGCTGCTGAAGATATTTCCCGGGGCCGACCTGTATACCCTGGTCCGGCAAAAAGGGGACGGGCTGCTGGAGGAACACCTTAATATTGAGCAGGCCAAAACCTCTTTTGTACAAAGCCTGCCCGGTTCTCCCTGGGGGCAGTTCCGCGAATACCTGGGATTCATGCCGGTGGCGGTGGAAAGCTTTGATTTTACCGGTTACGACATTGTGATCTCCAGTTCCAGCGCCTGGGCCAAAGGGGCCATCACCGATCCCCGCACCTGGCACCTTTGTTACCTGCACAGCCCGATGCGCTTCGTCTGGGACTGGTACCATCAGACACTTAAAGAACATGCCTGGCCCTTGAGGCTGCTGCTTAAATCCATGCTCAGCAGTATCCGGCGCTGGGATGTGATGAGTTCCCAGCGGCCAGATCTGATCATAGCCAACTCCCGGGAGGTTCAAAAGCGGATCTCAAAGTACTACCGGAGGGATTCCCTGGTGCTTCACCCGGCGGTGGATACCGAGTTCTTCGTCCCTCAAAACGACGGGGGGAGCAGCGACTACTACCTGGTGGTCTCCCGGCTTAAGCCCTATAAGAGAGTGGATCTGGCGGTGCAGGCCTTCAATCTGACCGGCCGGGCTTTGGTGGTGGTGGGAGACGGTTCCGAGATGAAACGGTTAAAACGAATGGCCCTGTCCAATGTCCGCTTTGCCGGCAAGGTTTCCGACCGCCAGCTGCTGGATTATTACCAGAACTGCCGGGCCCTGATATTCCCCACTCTGGAGGATTTCGGGCTGACCCCGCTGGAGGCCCAGTGCTGCGGCAAGCCGGTGATAGCCTACGGCCGGGGCGGCGCCCTGGAGACGGTGGTGGAGGGCAAAACCGGGACTTTCTTTTATCAGCAGACGGTGGAGTCTTTGATAGAAGCCATAAGACGTTTTGAAAAAACAGGATTTGACCGGGAGCAAATAAGAAAGCATGCCTGGAGTTTCAATCAGGAGAGTTTTATACGGCAGTTAAAAAAAATAGTGGATGTTGAATACGCAAAGTTCCGGGAGGGGAAGCCATGA
- a CDS encoding glycosyltransferase family 2 protein, protein MLYPEDKTTDLSISIVSYNVKRLLGLCLESIQAHTKGISYQVIVVDNGSRDGTVAMLAEKFPWVKVMANRKNRGFAAAQNTGLGMGRGRYLFSLDSDTYITEDTFTAMVRFMDKYPQAGAAGAKLLSPQGVRQYSRRRFPPSIWPVLYRGSFLKNILPPSAQVRYYEMSDVVLASETEVDWVYGGNIIFRRQALEQVGLFDERFFIYCEDIDISYRLQEHGWKRYFVPDARIFHYGQQGTNQIKVRSYCRHVLSYLKLFQKYDWKLDERYTKNFDRKETTTEMILLMVCSNQKGLLAKCLEKIYQNPPAVPFKVVVVDEASQDGTLEYLKAERPEIAWISNKKPKGYLRAVNQAIKMTESKYLVLVPLVPAAIYGQMGRLHDFMEHTDKAGMAGMVSDGKGPSFLPENDLNEKELFLANCMMVRRNLRGLSLLDEKTGKKDNDFEWCSRFRKAGWAVYYLLNT, encoded by the coding sequence ATGCTTTATCCCGAAGACAAAACAACAGACCTGAGCATCTCCATCGTCAGTTACAATGTCAAGCGGCTGCTGGGGCTGTGTCTGGAGTCTATCCAGGCACATACCAAGGGCATCAGCTATCAGGTGATCGTGGTGGATAACGGCTCCCGCGACGGCACGGTAGCGATGCTGGCCGAAAAGTTCCCCTGGGTAAAAGTGATGGCCAACCGCAAAAACAGGGGCTTTGCTGCGGCCCAGAACACCGGCCTGGGAATGGGCCGGGGCCGTTATCTGTTCTCCCTGGACAGCGACACTTACATCACCGAGGATACCTTTACCGCCATGGTCCGGTTCATGGACAAGTATCCACAGGCCGGGGCCGCCGGGGCTAAACTGTTGTCTCCCCAGGGGGTCCGCCAGTATTCGCGGCGGCGGTTCCCTCCATCCATCTGGCCGGTGCTTTACCGGGGATCGTTTTTGAAAAATATTCTGCCGCCATCCGCCCAGGTCCGTTATTACGAGATGTCGGATGTGGTTCTGGCCTCAGAGACAGAGGTGGACTGGGTCTATGGCGGGAACATAATCTTCCGGCGCCAGGCCCTGGAGCAGGTAGGACTTTTTGACGAAAGGTTTTTCATCTATTGCGAGGATATCGACATAAGTTACCGGCTGCAGGAGCACGGCTGGAAGCGTTACTTTGTACCCGACGCCAGGATATTCCATTACGGGCAGCAGGGAACAAACCAGATCAAAGTCCGCTCTTATTGTCGCCATGTGCTCAGCTATCTCAAACTATTTCAAAAGTACGACTGGAAACTGGACGAGCGCTACACCAAGAACTTTGACCGGAAGGAAACAACGACGGAGATGATACTGCTGATGGTTTGCAGTAACCAAAAGGGGCTTTTGGCAAAATGCTTGGAGAAGATTTACCAAAACCCTCCCGCCGTGCCCTTTAAGGTGGTAGTGGTGGATGAAGCCAGCCAGGATGGAACCCTTGAATATTTAAAAGCGGAACGGCCCGAGATCGCATGGATATCCAATAAAAAGCCAAAGGGATATCTGCGGGCAGTGAACCAGGCGATAAAAATGACGGAATCAAAATACCTGGTGCTGGTTCCGCTGGTACCGGCTGCCATTTATGGGCAGATGGGCCGGCTCCATGACTTTATGGAACATACAGATAAGGCCGGAATGGCCGGGATGGTTTCTGATGGCAAGGGCCCGTCCTTTCTTCCGGAGAATGACCTTAACGAAAAGGAGTTATTCCTCGCAAATTGCATGATGGTTCGTCGCAACCTCCGGGGACTGTCTCTGCTGGATGAAAAGACAGGCAAAAAAGACAATGACTTTGAATGGTGTTCCCGTTTCCGGAAAGCAGGCTGGGCGGTTTATTATCTGCTTAACACCTGA
- a CDS encoding NAD-dependent epimerase/dehydratase family protein has product MAKILVTGCSGFIGSHLAETLLSNGHKVVGLDDLSGGFLENNPAGMIFRQGSITDHGLVDSLFQEHGFEYVFHLAAYAAEGLSHFIKRFNYTNNLIGSVNLINAAVNAGTVKCFVFTSSIAVYGPNQVPMTEDMVPQPEDPYGIAKYAVEMDLKESHEMFGLNYIVFRPHNVYGERQNLGDRYRNVIGIFINQIMQQKPMTIFGDGQQTRAFSYIGDVAPVLARSIERPQAYNQVFNIGADAPYSVLHLAEVVARAMGSRSEIIRLEARKEVVHAFSSHDKAKAVFGDLMHNVSLEEGIARMVNWARIAGIRRGVKFGNIEVERNMPRSWRELTE; this is encoded by the coding sequence ATGGCAAAAATACTGGTTACCGGGTGCTCCGGTTTCATAGGCTCACACCTGGCCGAAACACTTCTGTCCAATGGCCATAAGGTAGTGGGTCTGGACGACCTTTCCGGGGGGTTCCTGGAAAACAATCCCGCCGGGATGATCTTCCGGCAGGGGTCCATCACCGACCACGGGCTGGTGGACAGCCTGTTTCAGGAGCATGGGTTCGAATACGTGTTCCATCTGGCTGCTTATGCGGCCGAAGGCTTAAGCCATTTCATCAAAAGGTTCAATTACACCAATAATCTGATCGGCAGCGTCAACCTGATCAATGCCGCGGTGAATGCGGGAACGGTCAAATGCTTTGTATTTACCTCTTCCATTGCGGTTTACGGTCCCAACCAGGTCCCGATGACGGAAGACATGGTGCCGCAGCCGGAAGACCCGTATGGCATCGCCAAATATGCGGTGGAAATGGACCTTAAGGAAAGCCACGAAATGTTCGGACTTAATTACATCGTGTTCCGTCCGCATAATGTCTACGGGGAACGGCAGAACCTGGGAGACCGGTACCGCAACGTGATAGGCATCTTCATAAACCAGATAATGCAGCAAAAACCGATGACGATCTTCGGCGACGGCCAGCAGACCAGGGCGTTTTCATATATCGGGGATGTGGCCCCCGTTTTGGCCAGGTCGATCGAACGCCCCCAGGCCTATAACCAGGTTTTCAACATTGGAGCAGATGCCCCATATTCGGTGCTGCACCTGGCTGAAGTGGTGGCCCGGGCCATGGGAAGCCGGTCCGAAATAATAAGGCTGGAGGCCCGCAAAGAAGTGGTCCATGCTTTTTCTTCCCATGATAAAGCCAAAGCCGTATTTGGTGACTTGATGCACAATGTTTCCCTGGAAGAAGGCATTGCCAGGATGGTCAATTGGGCCAGGATCGCCGGCATCAGACGGGGAGTTAAATTCGGGAACATAGAAGTAGAACGAAATATGCCCAGATCATGGAGAGAACTGACAGAGTGA
- a CDS encoding polysaccharide deacetylase family protein: MTGKNAIIFIDTESGLEGPWREYLDFAEGISQISKVLHRYKVPAVFNTCGKLLELHPQLFVELERQGHEIALHGWKHENLRMLDDQWLEKVLARSHQAYSQTLGHSPYGFRAPWLDYDQRLLEWLNRKGYLWVSHRHLFFRERFFSPAARPEIRAGQRMAGLWARWQERNFPKTPYQNKQGLKELPLTSSMDGELLGLVSPLQPSPAKDIDFAVNAWHQQLLRAPNFFTLNLHDWLIASGNRPDVLNKMISLLLSQNYKITTARQII, from the coding sequence GTGACCGGGAAAAATGCCATAATATTCATAGATACCGAATCAGGACTGGAAGGCCCCTGGCGGGAGTACCTGGATTTTGCGGAGGGGATCAGCCAGATCTCCAAGGTGCTGCATAGATACAAGGTCCCCGCGGTCTTCAACACCTGCGGCAAGCTGCTGGAGCTGCATCCCCAGCTTTTTGTGGAATTGGAAAGGCAGGGGCACGAAATAGCCCTGCACGGATGGAAGCACGAAAACCTGAGGATGCTGGATGACCAGTGGCTGGAAAAGGTACTGGCCCGCAGCCATCAGGCTTACAGCCAGACCCTGGGGCACAGTCCATACGGGTTCCGGGCCCCCTGGCTGGATTACGATCAAAGGCTGCTGGAATGGCTGAATAGAAAGGGATATCTCTGGGTCAGCCACCGGCACCTGTTCTTCCGGGAAAGGTTCTTTTCCCCGGCGGCCCGGCCCGAGATCCGGGCGGGGCAAAGAATGGCGGGGTTATGGGCCAGGTGGCAGGAAAGGAATTTCCCCAAGACACCCTACCAGAACAAACAGGGGTTAAAAGAACTGCCCCTGACCTCCTCCATGGATGGGGAGCTGCTGGGTCTGGTTTCGCCACTGCAGCCATCGCCGGCAAAAGACATAGACTTTGCTGTCAATGCCTGGCACCAGCAGCTTTTGCGGGCGCCGAACTTTTTCACCCTGAACCTGCACGACTGGCTTATCGCCAGCGGCAACCGGCCGGACGTCCTGAATAAAATGATCTCCCTGCTGTTGTCGCAGAATTATAAAATAACCACTGCCCGCCAAATAATTTAA